In the Quercus lobata isolate SW786 chromosome 5, ValleyOak3.0 Primary Assembly, whole genome shotgun sequence genome, one interval contains:
- the LOC115988765 gene encoding uncharacterized protein LOC115988765, which yields MEIYKEVLPPMPGQSEWVETGQPAPLTPHIYKPPGRPPKQRKRASDEPRNPYKASRQNRPVRCGKCKKEGHNSRGCKAGITGETPWQRRQRLQREKAAREGVPAPRSAPQPPSQQPTQTYNMMSATQPSSSQQGNQPRPSHKRAGWFSSSQTEFHTPRETWDTLPSSSQVT from the exons atgGAGATATACAAGGAGGTACTTCCTCCCATGCCTGGCCAGTCAGAATGGGTTGAGACTGGACAGCCTGCTCCCCTGACACCTCACATATACAAACCACCAGGCAGACCACCCAAGCAAAGAAAGAGGGCTTCTGATGAGCCTAGGAACCCTTACAAAGCAAGTAGACAGAACAGACCTGTAAGATGTGGGAAATGCAAAAAGGAAGGGCATAACTCAAGAGGGTGCAAGGCTGGCATCACTGGGGAGACACCATGGCAGAGGAGACAGAgacttcaaagagaaaaagct GCAAGGGAAGGGGTGCCTGCACCTAGATCTGCACCTCAGCCACCATCCCAGCAGCCTACCCAGACCTACAACATGATGTCTGCCACTCAGCCTTCATCCTCACAGCAAGGAAATCAACCTAGGCCATCTCACAAGAGAGCAGGATGGTTCTCTTCCTCACAAACAGAGTTTCACACACCTAGGGAGACCTGGGATACCTTACCAAGTTCTTCACAGGTAACTTAG